Proteins found in one Aethina tumida isolate Nest 87 chromosome 1, icAetTumi1.1, whole genome shotgun sequence genomic segment:
- the LOC109600079 gene encoding acyl carrier protein, mitochondrial isoform X2: MSGIAKSIRALCRQTTYLRSFSTRSLAVGLNNKLNSTQCFANNNLFLTTSQIQARFYSPEIIKQKPTKQEITDRVLKVCASYDKVTADKLALESHFINDLGLDSLDHVEVIMAIEDEFGFEIPDGDAEKLLRPADIVRYVADKEDVYD; encoded by the exons ATGTCTGGAATTGCAAAAAGTATTCGTGCCCTGTGCAGGCAGACCACGTATTTAAGGTCTTTTTCGACCAGATCATTGGCCGTCGGCCTCAataacaagttaaattccacCCAGTGTTTCGCAAATAACAACCTATTTTTGACAACTAGTCAG ATTCAAGCCAGATTCTATTCACCCGAAATAATTAAGCAAAAGCCCACAAAACAAGAAATTACAGACAGAGTATTGAAAGTGTGTGCCTCTTATGATAAAGTAACAGCAGATAAG TTGGCTTTGGAGTCCCATTTCATCAACGATTTAGGTTTAGACAGTCTGGATCATGTGGAAGTTATTATGGCAATAGAAGATGAATTCGGATTTGAAATTCCGGACGGCGATGCCGAGAAGCTGCTAAGACCAGCTGATATTGTTAGGTATGTTGCAGATAAAGAAGATGTGTATGACTAG
- the LOC109600527 gene encoding ring canal kelch homolog isoform X2: MNYSCLLLRCASQNSLDESSQKHIPQSHYQKERPPYRNHLHTQKAFDVMNSMRKQKLLCDVTLVANTVEIPAHKMVLASCSPYFYAMFSSFEESRQDRITLQEVDHQALSLLVEYAYTSEVQVTEDNVQVLLPAANLLQLTDVRDACCDFLQAQLHPTNCLGIRAFADLHGCLELLTHSETYIELHFPQVVECEEFLTLSHQQVSKLISSDRLTVPSEEKVFECVIAWVQHDLECRQKHLSSLMEHVRLPLMTQEYLVQRVEEEPLLKADLQCKDYLIEALKYHLLKGDTKTSFRTPRTKPRQPVGLPKVLLVVGGQAPKAIRSVECYDFKEERWYQVAEMPTRRCRAGLAVLGGKVYAVGGFNGSLRVKTVDAYDAALDLWAACESMEARRSTLGVAVLNNCIYAVGGFDGSTGLNTAEMFDPQVGKWKIIAAMSTRRSSVGVGVLYGQLYAVGGYDGASRQCLNSVECYTPETDTWTTIPDMCSRRSGAGVGVLDGILYAVGGHDGPLVRKSVEAFDPAKNRWSIVSDMALCRRNAGVVAMNGLLYVVGGDDGSCNLSSVEVYNPKTDSWTMLPSCMSIGRSYAGVCIIDKPI, translated from the exons ATGAATTACAGTTGCCTTTTGTTACGATGTGCAAGCCAAAATTCACTGGACGAAAGCTCTCAGAAACACATACCACAATCTCATTACCAGAAAGAACGACCGCCATATCGCAACCACCTACACACACAAAAAGCCTTTGATGTTATGAACTCGATGAGAAA GCAAAAATTGCTTTGCGACGTGACCCTGGTGGCGAACACGGTAGAGATACCGGCGCACAAAATGGTGTTGGCGTCGTGTTCACCGTATTTCTATGCGATGTTCTCGAGTTTCGAAGAGAGCAGACAGGACAGAATTACACTCCAGGAAGTCGACCATCAGGCACTGTCTTTGCTGGTCGAGTACGCGTACACGTCCGAGGTGCAAGTCACTGAGGATAACGTGCAGGTATTACTTCCGGCCGCGAATCTGCTTCAGTTGACTGATGTGAGGGATGCCTGCTGTGATTTTTTACAAGCGCAGCTCCATCCGACCAATTGTTTAG GTATTAGGGCATTTGCAGATTTACATGGctgtttagaattattaacacACTCTGAGACGTACATAGAACTACATTTTCC ACAAGTTGTAGAGTGCGAAGAGTTCTTGACTTTATCTCATCAACAAGTGTCAAAGTTAATATCCAGTGATAGGTTAACGGTGCCATCCGaagaaaaa GTTTTCGAATGTGTGATAGCATGGGTCCAACACGATTTAGAATGTCGCCAAAAACATTTGTCATCTTTAATGGAACACGTGAGATTGCCTTTGATGACTCAAGAATACTTAGTCCAGAGGGTTGAAGAGGAACCTCTGCTCAAGGCAGACCTCCAGTGCAAAGATTATCTCATTGAGGCACTCAAGTATCACCtcctaaaa GGTGACACGAAAACTTCCTTTCGAACACCACGAACGAAACCCCGACAGCCCGTCGGATTGCCGAAAGTACTGTTGGTCGTCGGCGGACAGGCTCCCAAAGCCATAAGGAGCGTGGAATGTTACGACTTCAAGGAGGAGAGGTGGTACCAAGTGGCCGAGATGCCGACGCGACGGTGCAGGGCTGGTTTGGCGGTGTTGGGCGGAAAAGTTTACGCC GTGGGCGGATTCAACGGTTCGCTGCGCGTCAAGACGGTGGACGCGTACGACGCGGCCCTGGACCTTTGGGCGGCGTGCGAGAGCATGGAGGCGCGCAGGTCTACGTTGGGCGTAGCGGTACTCAATAACTGCATATATGCCGTCGGCGGTTTCGACGGCTCGACCGGTTTGAACACGGCGGAGATGTTCGATCCGCAGGTCGGCAAGTGGAAAATCATCGCGGCCATGTCCACCAGACGATCCAGCGTCGGCGTTGGAGTGCTTTACGGGCAACTCTATGCT GTTGGTGGTTATGATGGAGCGTCTAGACAGTGCTTGAATTCCGTTGAGTGTTATACGCCTGAAACTGATACGTGGACGACGATTCCGGATATGTGTTCTAGGAGAAGTGGAGCtg GCGTGGGCGTTCTGGATGGTATCCTATACGCAGTCGGTGGCCACGATGGTCCCCTGGTCCGTAAATCGGTCGAGGCGTTCGACCCGGCAAAAAATCGGTGGTCAATAGTCAGTGACATGGCGCTGTGTCGCCGGAATGCCGGCGTTGTTGCTATGAATGGTCTGCTATATGTGGTTGGCGGAGATGACGGTTCCTGCAATCTATCCTCCGTGGAGGTGTACAATCCGAAGACCGACAGCTGGACGATGTTGCCCAGTTGCATGAGCATTGGACGTAGTTATGCGGGCGTATGTATCATCGACAAGCCCATTTGA
- the LOC109600527 gene encoding ring canal kelch homolog isoform X1, which yields MENNTNDRDTLVERQGSCLLLRCASQNSLDESSQKHIPQSHYQKERPPYRNHLHTQKAFDVMNSMRKQKLLCDVTLVANTVEIPAHKMVLASCSPYFYAMFSSFEESRQDRITLQEVDHQALSLLVEYAYTSEVQVTEDNVQVLLPAANLLQLTDVRDACCDFLQAQLHPTNCLGIRAFADLHGCLELLTHSETYIELHFPQVVECEEFLTLSHQQVSKLISSDRLTVPSEEKVFECVIAWVQHDLECRQKHLSSLMEHVRLPLMTQEYLVQRVEEEPLLKADLQCKDYLIEALKYHLLKGDTKTSFRTPRTKPRQPVGLPKVLLVVGGQAPKAIRSVECYDFKEERWYQVAEMPTRRCRAGLAVLGGKVYAVGGFNGSLRVKTVDAYDAALDLWAACESMEARRSTLGVAVLNNCIYAVGGFDGSTGLNTAEMFDPQVGKWKIIAAMSTRRSSVGVGVLYGQLYAVGGYDGASRQCLNSVECYTPETDTWTTIPDMCSRRSGAGVGVLDGILYAVGGHDGPLVRKSVEAFDPAKNRWSIVSDMALCRRNAGVVAMNGLLYVVGGDDGSCNLSSVEVYNPKTDSWTMLPSCMSIGRSYAGVCIIDKPI from the exons ATGGAAAACAATACGAATGATCGTGATACACTTGTGGAAAGGCAAGGAAG TTGCCTTTTGTTACGATGTGCAAGCCAAAATTCACTGGACGAAAGCTCTCAGAAACACATACCACAATCTCATTACCAGAAAGAACGACCGCCATATCGCAACCACCTACACACACAAAAAGCCTTTGATGTTATGAACTCGATGAGAAA GCAAAAATTGCTTTGCGACGTGACCCTGGTGGCGAACACGGTAGAGATACCGGCGCACAAAATGGTGTTGGCGTCGTGTTCACCGTATTTCTATGCGATGTTCTCGAGTTTCGAAGAGAGCAGACAGGACAGAATTACACTCCAGGAAGTCGACCATCAGGCACTGTCTTTGCTGGTCGAGTACGCGTACACGTCCGAGGTGCAAGTCACTGAGGATAACGTGCAGGTATTACTTCCGGCCGCGAATCTGCTTCAGTTGACTGATGTGAGGGATGCCTGCTGTGATTTTTTACAAGCGCAGCTCCATCCGACCAATTGTTTAG GTATTAGGGCATTTGCAGATTTACATGGctgtttagaattattaacacACTCTGAGACGTACATAGAACTACATTTTCC ACAAGTTGTAGAGTGCGAAGAGTTCTTGACTTTATCTCATCAACAAGTGTCAAAGTTAATATCCAGTGATAGGTTAACGGTGCCATCCGaagaaaaa GTTTTCGAATGTGTGATAGCATGGGTCCAACACGATTTAGAATGTCGCCAAAAACATTTGTCATCTTTAATGGAACACGTGAGATTGCCTTTGATGACTCAAGAATACTTAGTCCAGAGGGTTGAAGAGGAACCTCTGCTCAAGGCAGACCTCCAGTGCAAAGATTATCTCATTGAGGCACTCAAGTATCACCtcctaaaa GGTGACACGAAAACTTCCTTTCGAACACCACGAACGAAACCCCGACAGCCCGTCGGATTGCCGAAAGTACTGTTGGTCGTCGGCGGACAGGCTCCCAAAGCCATAAGGAGCGTGGAATGTTACGACTTCAAGGAGGAGAGGTGGTACCAAGTGGCCGAGATGCCGACGCGACGGTGCAGGGCTGGTTTGGCGGTGTTGGGCGGAAAAGTTTACGCC GTGGGCGGATTCAACGGTTCGCTGCGCGTCAAGACGGTGGACGCGTACGACGCGGCCCTGGACCTTTGGGCGGCGTGCGAGAGCATGGAGGCGCGCAGGTCTACGTTGGGCGTAGCGGTACTCAATAACTGCATATATGCCGTCGGCGGTTTCGACGGCTCGACCGGTTTGAACACGGCGGAGATGTTCGATCCGCAGGTCGGCAAGTGGAAAATCATCGCGGCCATGTCCACCAGACGATCCAGCGTCGGCGTTGGAGTGCTTTACGGGCAACTCTATGCT GTTGGTGGTTATGATGGAGCGTCTAGACAGTGCTTGAATTCCGTTGAGTGTTATACGCCTGAAACTGATACGTGGACGACGATTCCGGATATGTGTTCTAGGAGAAGTGGAGCtg GCGTGGGCGTTCTGGATGGTATCCTATACGCAGTCGGTGGCCACGATGGTCCCCTGGTCCGTAAATCGGTCGAGGCGTTCGACCCGGCAAAAAATCGGTGGTCAATAGTCAGTGACATGGCGCTGTGTCGCCGGAATGCCGGCGTTGTTGCTATGAATGGTCTGCTATATGTGGTTGGCGGAGATGACGGTTCCTGCAATCTATCCTCCGTGGAGGTGTACAATCCGAAGACCGACAGCTGGACGATGTTGCCCAGTTGCATGAGCATTGGACGTAGTTATGCGGGCGTATGTATCATCGACAAGCCCATTTGA
- the LOC109600079 gene encoding acyl carrier protein, mitochondrial isoform X1 codes for MSGIAKSIRALCRQTTYLRSFSTRSLAVGLNNKLNSTQCFANNNLFLTTSQRHVLPHERSYSSKPPLTLKLISDRVLLVLKLYDKICPEKLALESHFINDLGLDSLDHVEVIMAIEDEFGFEIPDGDAEKLLRPADIVRYVADKEDVYD; via the exons ATGTCTGGAATTGCAAAAAGTATTCGTGCCCTGTGCAGGCAGACCACGTATTTAAGGTCTTTTTCGACCAGATCATTGGCCGTCGGCCTCAataacaagttaaattccacCCAGTGTTTCGCAAATAACAACCTATTTTTGACAACTAGTCAG agaCATGTTTTGCCACATGAGCGAAGTTACAGTTCCAAACCACCTTTAACCTTAAAACTTATCTCAGACAGAGTTCTTCtggtcttaaaattatatgacaAAATTTGCCCTGAGAAG TTGGCTTTGGAGTCCCATTTCATCAACGATTTAGGTTTAGACAGTCTGGATCATGTGGAAGTTATTATGGCAATAGAAGATGAATTCGGATTTGAAATTCCGGACGGCGATGCCGAGAAGCTGCTAAGACCAGCTGATATTGTTAGGTATGTTGCAGATAAAGAAGATGTGTATGACTAG
- the LOC126266535 gene encoding ring canal kelch homolog: MLATGSRQDHLFKEGQYANCDENSSAEGAVGYGGQPSTSSSATSSSHQQPENIYETICGEPGASNEEARHEENIYETIEDVRVQKAAQQQQQQQQGPVPSTSQQSAEDEQQPVYDLDPDQPSCSSTYGRIGNAYGRIDIIGHGIGRIERHLSSSCGSINSNHYVLESLYGNSAMDHTGRISKVSVQWLLANKWLPLWIANTETGRDYRIIDFLLAQGLEQDDDDEVDNEDGSTCGDARPNNEPAPPQN; the protein is encoded by the exons ATGCTGGCAACGGGGTCGCGGCAGGATCATCTCTTCAAGGAAGGTCA gTATGCTAACTGCGACGAGAACAGCAGCGCCGAGGGCGCCGTCGGCTACGGTGGCCAACCGTCGACGTCGTCGTCGGCGACGTCCTCGTCTCACCAGCAGCCAGAGAACATCTACGAGACGATATGCGGCGAGCCCGGTGCCAGCAACGAGGAGGCGCGACACGAGGAGAACATCTACGAAACGATCGAGGACGTGCGTGTGCAAAAAGCCgcgcaacaacaacaacaacagcaacaggGGCCAGTCCCGTCCACGTCTCAACAGTCGGCCGAGGATGAACAACAACCCGTCTACGACCTAGATCCCGATCAGCCGTCGTGCAGCAGCACCTACGGCCGCATTGGGAACGCCTATGGCAG AATTGACATCATCGGCCATGGGATAGGGAGGATCGAACGTCACCTGTCATCTTCATGCGGCAGCATAAACAGCAACCACTACGTGCTGGAAAGCCTTTACGGTAACAGTGCTATGGACCACACTGGCAGAATAAGCAAGGTGTCCGTCCAGTGGCTACTGGCAAACAAGTGGTTGCCATTGTGGATAGCCAACACGGAAACTGGCCGAGATTACCGAATCATAGATTTCCTATTGGCTCAAGGATTAGAGCAGGATGACGACGACGAGGTAGACAACGAAGATGGGTCGACTTGTGGAGACGCGAGACCCAATAACGAACCGGCCCCGCCACAAAATTGA
- the LOC109600131 gene encoding SPRY domain-containing SOCS box protein 3: MYFFIHQRAATEEQPENDGNFSKKLCTDTCLNRIADGVLQCKCGEGVNRFEWKFKKDEEDSLDIVLTNDDRDVMFHPTYSQGTALLRGDRPFEKNKHYYWEVKMTSNLYGTDVMVGIGTGKMQASDWRFRFCSILGLDGESWGYSYNGCIQHNQLGRKYGRKFGIGSLVGVHLDMWRGTLEYYVNRRPQGIAFNNVKRPKVYPMLSSTAAKSALRVTCATSMETSLQLYCLKVVMKSPQIYKIYREELPQIARIYDQKYFWLRPSAEVMLQLMISQKKRERKNSCQDSSNDEKSTCELLYGDLDKETSTENTDRMKKIKRDIDSTDECIFAII; encoded by the exons ATGTATTTCTTTATTCACCAACGTGCGGCCACCGAAGAACAACCAGAAAACGacgggaatttttcaaaaaaattatgtacggATACCTGTCTCAACCGTATTGCAGATGGTGTTTTGCAGTGCAAGTGCGGGGAAGGTGTGAACCGCTTCGAATGGAAGTTTAAAAAGGATGAGGAAGACTCTCTGGATATTGTGCTAACGAACGATGATCGCGATGTTATGTTCCATCCGACTTATAGCCAAGGCACGGCCCTTTTACGAGGCGACAGACCGTTCgagaaaaacaaacattattattgGGAGGTGAAGATGACTTCCAATCTTTATGGCACTGATGTA ATGGTTGGTATTGGTACAGGGAAAATGCAGGCATCTGACTGGAGATTCAGATTCTGTAGCATACTTGGTTTGGATGGTGAATCATGGGGCTACTCATACAATGGCTGCATCCAGCATAACCAGTTGGGCAGAAAGTATGGAAGGAAATTTGGGATAGGGTCTCTTGTAGGAGTTCATTTAGACATGTGGCGAGGAACCCTGGAGTATTATGTCAACAGACGTCCACAAGGCATCGCTTTTAACAACGTTAAAAGACcca aagtATACCCAATGTTGAGTTCAACAGCAGCAAAATCAGCCTTGAGGGTGACTTGTGCCACATCAATGGAAACTAGTCTGCAACtgtattgtttaaaagttgtaaTGAAGTCTccacaaatttacaaaatctaCAGAGAAGAATTACCCCAAATTGCTCGAATCTACGATCAGAAATACTTCTGGCTGCGACCGTCAGCAG AAGTTATGTTGCAACTAATGATAAGCCAAAAAAAACGCGAAAGAAAAAATAGTTGTCAAGATTCAAGCAATGATGAAAAATCGACATGCGAATTGCTTTATGGTGACTTAGATAAGGAAACCTCCACAGAGAATACAGACAGAATGAAGAAGATTAAAAGAGATATTGATTCAACAGATGAATGTATTTTTGCGATTATCTAg
- the LOC109599729 gene encoding SWI/SNF-related matrix-associated actin-dependent regulator of chromatin subfamily A containing DEAD/H box 1 homolog, with protein sequence MSDEGSPPLNLREFRKQKKPQLSHNTNTMNGVSNTSSDQDGNGQKIVIKRRIIRPPSDSDSETDSQHPSTLTIVNNSLIINRQSTAKMKNPSILEKEKQMKFLLEIFPDLEAMVIHDILSKHSFNTDAAAAELSRSYGKNLSGAQGYNQWREVYDKRQAKPDVSNVIRYQQQQINSSYQQHMKRKAVDDILPKKKKVRRRRSEDSDDSLGSAKDYKDNRVFDSDEDSDIEVNHVLTSDKKKVLEFFETATLNELQLMQSCSKKKAEIIIDFRPLNGWVDLVTKLQSNKSVSTDLLNAAQQVLITRNNIRQLMKKCTSIAQTMERAVAAGAGVKMQPRNLSSSLKLTSYQMVGLNWLVVMHNQGVNGILADEMGLGKTVQVISFLAHLKEIGAAASTHLVIVPSSTLDNWRSEFARWCPELRVFMYYGSTEERRSFRFDLAKGMLADFDVILTTYTIVGNSPEERKMFRVTPMHYVIFDEAHMLKNMNTQRYENLIRINAKHRILLTGTPLQNNLLELMSLLIFVMPKIFSEKTDDLKNLFQKNSKASKNDDDTMPAFEREQVEQAKRIMKPFVLRRLKCDVLQDLPKKTDHVIEVPMAPTQKEQYDQLVASFQTANADQGFNGMTMMSDLRKLSNHPLLLRYHYDGDQIKEIANILAKDPGYKDTKVEYIVEDLTWMSDFEIHTMAKDYKSLNKYILPDNLLTVSGKFLYLDKLLAELKSSGHRVLIFSQYVIMLNVMEEYMRIRNHTYLRLDGSTAVSQRQQLINEYTDDRNIFIFLLSTRAGGLGINLTSADTVIIHDIDFNPYNDKQAEDRCHRMGQTKPVTVYRLISQGTIEEGMLQMNKEKLKLEREITTDESDNPDVKSVVRILSSALGIDQSKANSLVSPKKKI encoded by the exons ATGTCCGACGAAGGTAGCCCTCCATTAAACCTACGCGAGTTCCGCAAACAGAAAAAGCCACAGCTTAGCCACAACACTAACACGATGAATGGGGTTAGCAACACTT CATCCGACCAAGACGGCAACGGGCAGAAGATAGTGATCAAACGTAGAATCATCAGGCCACCATCTGATTCAGACTCAGAAACGGATTCGCAACATCCGAGCACATTGACTATAGTAAACAATAGCCTGATCATCAACAGACAGAGTACAGCAAAAATGAAGAACCCTTCGATATTGGAGAAAGAGAAACAGATGAAGTTTCTGCTTGAAATATTCCCAGATTTAGAGGCAATG GTTATACATGATATCTTGTCTAAGCACAGTTTCAATACAGACGCGGCCGCAGCCGAGCTGTCTCGTAGTTATGGCAAGAATTTATCAGGAGCTCAGGGCTACAATCAGTGGAGGGAAGTTTATGACAAAAGACAGGCTAAGCCAGATGTATCAAATGTGATTCGCTACCAGCAGCAGCAAATCAACTCCTCATACCAACAGCACATGAAGAGAAAAGCTGTTGATGACATTCttccaaaaaagaaaaaag tgagGAGAAGACGTTCTGAGGACAGTGACGATAGTCTTGGCAGCGCCAAAGATTATAAGGATAATCGAGTGTTCGATAGCGACGAGGATTCCGACATAGAGGTGAATCACGTATTGACCAgtgataaaaaaaaagtattagaGTTCTTTGAGACCGCCACGTTGAACGAGCTCCAGTTAATGCAGAGTTGTTCCAAAAAGAAGGCGGAAATCATCATCGATTTTCGACCACTTAACGGTTGGGTTGATTTG GTTACAAAATTACAGTCTAATAAAAGTGTTAGCACTGATTTGCTGAATGCTGCCCAGCAAGTTTTGATAACTAGAAATAACATACGGCAGTTGATGAAGAAATGCACAAGCATTGCACAGACGATGGAAAGAGCGGTGGCAGCTGGCGCCGGCGTCAAGATGCAACCAAGAAATTTATCTTCTAG CTTGAAACTAACAAGTTATCAAATGGTTGGTTTGAATTGGTTGGTGGTTATGCACAACCAAGGCGTGAATGGAATTCTAGCAGATGAGATGGGTCTTGGTAAGACTGTACAAGTGATATCATTCCTAGCGCATTTAAAAGAAATCGGGGCGGCCGCAAGCACCCACTTGGTCATCGTCCCATCCTCCACGCTTG ACAACTGGAGGTCGGAGTTCGCACGCTGGTGTCCCGAGCTGCGCGTGTTCATGTATTATGGCAGCACGGAGGAGCGACGTTCCTTTAGGTTCGATTTGGCCAAGGGAATGCTGGCTGACTTCGACGTCATTCTGACCACCTATACGATCGTCGGCAACTCGCCGGAAGAGAGAAAGATGTTCCGTGTCACGCCTATGCACTATGTCATATTCGACGAGGCGCATATGCTCAAGAATATGAACACGCAACGCTACGAGAACCTGATTCGCATCAAT gCAAAACATAGGATTTTGCTGACTGGTACGCCCCTACAAAACAACTTGTTGGAGCTGATGTCGTTGTTGATTTTCGTGATGCCGAAGATTTTCTCAGAGAAGACGGATGATCTTAAGAATTTGTTTCAGAAGAATTCT AAGGCGAGCAAGAACGATGATGACACGATGCCAGCGTTCGAACGGGAACAAGTTGAACAGGCGAAGCGTATCATGAAGCCGTTCGTCTTGCGAAGATTGAAGTGCGACGTCTTGCAAGACTTACCGAAGAAAACCGACCACGTAATCGAGGTCCCTATGGCACCCACGCAGAAAGAGCAATATGATCAGCTCGTTGCGTCCTTCCAAACTGct AATGCCGATCAGGGATTCAATGGGATGACCATGATGTCGGACCTTCGCAAGCTGAGCAATCATCCTTTATTATTGAGATACCACTATGATGGGGATCAAATTAAGGAAATTGCGAATATATTGGCCAAAGATCCAGGATATAAGGATACGAAGGTCGAATACATAGTTGAAGACTTGACCTGGATGTCCGACTTTGAAATTCATACAATGGCTAAAGACTATAAG tcCTTGAACAAATATATACTGCCTGATAATTTGCTCACAGTATCTGGCAAGTTTTTGTATTTGGATAAATTGTTGGCAGAATTAAAATCTAGTGGACACAGAGTGTTAATTTTCAGTCAATATGTGATAATGTTAAATGTGATGGAGGAGTATATGAGAATACGTAATCATACTTATTTAAGATTAGATGGTAGCACTGCAGTTAGTCAAAG ACAGCAATTGATAAACGAGTATACAGACGACCGCAACATCTTTATATTCCTGTTGTCAACGAGAGCTGGAGGTCTGGGCATAAATCTAACGTCGGCAGACACCGTCATAATTCATGATATTGATTTCAATCCGTACAATGATAAACAAGCAGAGGACAGGTGCCATCGCATGGGCCAGACGAAACCAGTTACGGTTTACAGACTTATCTCCCAAGGCACGATTGAAGAGGGAATGTTGCAAATGAACAAAGAAAAACTAAAGTTGGAGAGAGAAATCACGACAGACG AATCAGACAATCCAGATGTGAAGAGTGTGGTTCGTATACTATCATCTGCCCTAGGAATTGACCAATCAAAAGCGAATAGTCTAGTGTCGCCAAAGAAGAAAATCtga